The following proteins are co-located in the Blochmannia endosymbiont of Camponotus sp. genome:
- the lon gene encoding endopeptidase La, translating to MNTDQTERIEIPVLPLRDVVVYPHMVIPLFVGRDKSIRCLESSMNGDKKVLLVAQKEASTDEPSINDLFPVGTISIILQMLKLPDGTVKVLVEGLERARIMELTDTGNHFKAQASSFHPNELNEREQEALMRTVISQFEGYLKLNKKIPAEVLTSLNNIDNADRLADTIAAHMPLKLDDKQSILEMADITERLEYLIAMMESEIELLQVEKRIRNRVKKQMEKSQREYYLNEQMKAIQKELGELDAVIDENESLRLKIEAAKMPKEARNKVESEWQKLKMMSPMSAEAAVIRGYIDWILSVPWHARSKMKKDLIKAQESLDKDHHGLERVKDRILEYLAVQNRINKIKGPILCLVGPPGVGKTSLGQSIAKATGRKYIRMALGGMRDEAEIRGHRRTYIGSMPGKLIQKMSKVGVRNPLFLLDEIDKMSLDMRGDPAAALLEVLDPEQNTTFNDHYLEIDYDLSDVMFVATSNSMDIPSPLLDRMEVIRLSGYTEDEKLNIARQHLFTKQIERNALKLEELTIQDDALINIIRHYTREAGVRNLEREISKLCRKTVKMLLMNKKIRRITIDKNNLKDFLGVQRYDCAHADQENRVGQVTGLAWTEVGGDLLTIETACVPGKGKLTYTGSLGEVMQESIQAALTVVRARADKLGINTDFYEKKDIHVHVPEGATPKDGPSAGIAMCTALVSCLTGNSVKASVAMTGEITLRGQILPIGGLKEKLLAAHRGGIKTVLIPYENKRDLEDMPAIVVDNLDIHPVKQIDEVLMLALQNIPFNSEITPKASLV from the coding sequence ATGAATACTGATCAAACTGAGCGCATAGAAATACCAGTGTTGCCTTTGCGTGATGTAGTGGTGTATCCACATATGGTGATTCCGTTATTCGTTGGCCGGGACAAATCAATTAGATGTCTCGAATCTTCCATGAATGGTGACAAAAAAGTTCTGTTAGTAGCCCAAAAAGAAGCATCAACCGATGAACCAAGTATTAATGACCTTTTTCCAGTTGGAACAATATCTATAATATTACAGATGCTCAAATTACCAGATGGTACGGTAAAAGTATTAGTAGAAGGGCTAGAGCGCGCCCGCATCATGGAGTTAACTGATACTGGAAATCACTTTAAAGCTCAAGCAAGTTCTTTTCATCCTAACGAATTAAACGAACGCGAACAAGAAGCTTTAATGCGCACCGTTATTAGTCAATTTGAAGGATATCTTAAGCTTAATAAGAAAATACCCGCTGAAGTTTTAACATCTTTGAATAATATCGACAATGCAGATCGTCTTGCTGATACCATCGCCGCTCATATGCCACTCAAATTAGACGATAAACAATCCATTTTAGAAATGGCAGATATTACGGAAAGACTAGAATATTTAATAGCAATGATGGAATCAGAAATTGAATTATTACAAGTTGAAAAACGTATTCGCAATCGTGTAAAAAAACAAATGGAAAAGAGCCAACGTGAGTATTACTTAAATGAACAAATGAAGGCTATACAAAAAGAACTGGGAGAACTAGATGCTGTTATCGATGAAAATGAATCCCTTAGACTCAAAATAGAAGCAGCTAAAATGCCTAAAGAGGCGCGAAACAAAGTAGAATCAGAGTGGCAAAAATTAAAAATGATGTCCCCTATGTCTGCTGAAGCTGCTGTAATCCGTGGATATATTGATTGGATACTATCAGTACCTTGGCATGCAAGAAGTAAAATGAAAAAAGATCTGATTAAAGCTCAAGAAAGCCTGGACAAAGACCACCACGGATTAGAGCGTGTTAAAGATCGGATTTTAGAATATTTAGCAGTACAAAATAGAATCAACAAAATTAAAGGACCTATTTTATGTTTAGTGGGGCCACCTGGAGTAGGTAAAACATCACTTGGGCAATCTATTGCTAAGGCTACTGGACGTAAGTATATACGTATGGCTTTAGGCGGAATGCGCGATGAAGCCGAAATTAGAGGTCACCGTCGTACCTACATTGGATCCATGCCTGGTAAACTTATACAAAAAATGTCTAAAGTTGGAGTAAGGAATCCGTTATTCCTTTTAGATGAAATAGATAAAATGTCTTTAGATATGCGTGGAGATCCAGCTGCTGCTTTGCTAGAAGTATTAGATCCAGAGCAAAATACTACTTTTAATGATCATTATTTAGAAATAGATTATGATTTGTCTGATGTTATGTTTGTTGCTACTTCTAACTCAATGGATATTCCTAGTCCTTTGTTAGATCGAATGGAAGTAATACGTTTATCTGGTTATACCGAAGATGAAAAATTAAACATAGCACGACAGCATTTATTCACTAAACAAATAGAGCGCAACGCTTTGAAGTTAGAAGAACTAACGATTCAAGACGATGCTTTAATAAATATTATTAGACATTATACACGTGAAGCTGGAGTACGTAATTTAGAGCGCGAAATTTCTAAATTATGCCGTAAAACAGTAAAAATGCTTTTAATGAATAAAAAAATAAGACGCATAACCATTGATAAAAACAATTTAAAAGATTTTCTTGGTGTACAACGCTATGATTGTGCTCATGCAGATCAAGAAAATCGTGTAGGACAAGTCACTGGATTAGCTTGGACTGAAGTAGGAGGAGATCTTTTAACTATTGAAACTGCTTGTGTTCCTGGAAAAGGAAAATTGACATACACTGGGTCTTTAGGTGAAGTTATGCAAGAATCTATTCAAGCTGCATTAACAGTGGTAAGAGCGCGTGCAGATAAATTAGGTATTAATACTGATTTTTATGAAAAAAAAGACATTCATGTGCATGTACCAGAAGGAGCTACACCAAAAGACGGCCCAAGTGCTGGCATTGCGATGTGTACTGCTTTAGTTTCTTGTTTAACAGGAAATTCTGTTAAAGCTAGTGTGGCGATGACAGGAGAAATAACTTTAAGAGGGCAAATATTACCTATTGGTGGATTGAAAGAAAAATTGTTAGCCGCGCATCGAGGAGGCATTAAAACAGTGTTAATACCGTATGAAAACAAACGTGACTTAGAAGATATGCCAGCTATTGTAGTTGATAATTTAGATATTCATCCAGTCAAACAAATAGATGAAGTTTTAATGTTAGCATTACAAAATATCCCATTTAATTCTGAAATAACACCTAAAGCATCATTAGTATAA
- the dnaX gene encoding DNA polymerase III subunit gamma/tau: protein MSYQVLARKWRPKKFSDIVGQEHIIQSITHTFLLNKIHHAYILAGTRGVGKTTIARLFAKGLNCEQGVTYTMCGQCNNCKDIELGCFIDLIEIDAASRTKVEDTREFLDNVQYMPSRGRFKVYLIDEVHMLSRHSFNALLKTLEEPPTHVKFILITTEYQKLPETILSRCLQFYLKPLNISQIITQLTYIFHKENINIETSALEALAYASKGSMRDALSLAEQAIVLGNNEITNSVINNMFGISNIEHPLCLIESLIDEDIHSIMHQIENLTVSGIHWDYVFNEILTIFQKIAIGQFLSNSVQKEDENVTQHINQRIRKLSNRITPENVQLYYQIFLLGRRELPYVPSHRMGIEMTMLRALAFRPDIDIVNKKNNNGNNNILSKSTCSDNNNEINTNDTQHIATDIFQKRNHNQDNENVLNTEKSKKKNNILLLNFKKPELHLDNTKPKISKFVSDKDITDITSTILEARSKLLQYKERNKLNVIKKKSNLTTESQKKTKDILERFASINTIILKNRSDRFDKINKDLSGYLEFNNNSNDKKTLNKNHQNTSDFIKEILQKAINNDLWISQIYRLSLPKLAKKLVMNSWKEKISSDEICLHVRSDYQHLNSTELRNIIQKSISNNMGTPIKLHIKKDDNYAIKTPMEYLHALYKEKISLIKQEFSSDPYVKMIKSFFDAEIDENDIQVLYDQNKNL from the coding sequence ATGAGCTATCAAGTACTCGCCCGTAAGTGGCGTCCAAAAAAATTTTCTGATATTGTAGGGCAAGAACACATCATTCAATCGATAACACATACTTTTTTATTAAATAAAATTCATCATGCTTATATATTAGCCGGCACAAGAGGAGTAGGAAAAACTACTATTGCTCGATTATTCGCAAAAGGATTAAACTGCGAACAAGGTGTAACATATACTATGTGTGGTCAATGTAATAATTGCAAAGATATTGAATTAGGTTGTTTTATTGATTTGATTGAAATAGACGCGGCATCACGCACTAAAGTAGAAGATACTAGGGAATTTTTAGATAATGTACAATACATGCCATCTCGAGGTCGCTTTAAAGTATATCTCATAGATGAAGTACATATGTTATCACGTCATAGTTTCAATGCCTTACTAAAGACATTAGAAGAACCACCTACACATGTTAAATTTATTTTGATTACTACTGAATACCAAAAATTACCGGAGACTATCTTATCCCGATGTTTACAGTTTTACTTGAAACCTCTAAATATTTCTCAAATTATAACTCAACTAACATATATTTTTCATAAAGAAAACATAAACATAGAAACTTCTGCTTTAGAAGCATTAGCATATGCATCAAAAGGAAGTATGCGTGATGCGCTTAGTTTAGCAGAGCAAGCTATTGTCTTAGGAAATAATGAGATAACTAATAGTGTTATTAATAACATGTTTGGTATATCGAATATCGAGCATCCATTATGCTTAATTGAAAGCTTAATTGATGAAGATATACATAGTATTATGCACCAAATTGAAAATTTGACTGTCTCGGGAATCCATTGGGATTATGTTTTCAATGAAATTCTTACTATCTTTCAGAAAATAGCTATAGGGCAATTTCTCTCAAATTCTGTACAAAAAGAAGATGAGAATGTAACACAACATATCAATCAACGTATACGTAAATTAAGTAATCGTATTACGCCAGAAAATGTACAATTATATTATCAAATCTTTCTATTAGGTCGTCGAGAATTACCTTACGTTCCTAGTCATCGCATGGGAATAGAAATGACCATGTTACGAGCATTAGCTTTTCGCCCTGATATAGACATAGTAAACAAAAAAAATAATAATGGTAATAATAATATACTTTCAAAATCTACATGTTCAGATAATAATAATGAAATAAATACTAATGATACACAGCATATTGCTACTGATATTTTTCAAAAAAGAAATCACAATCAAGATAATGAAAATGTATTAAATACAGAAAAATCAAAAAAAAAAAATAATATATTGCTCTTAAATTTCAAAAAACCCGAATTACATTTGGATAATACCAAACCCAAAATTTCAAAATTTGTTTCTGATAAAGATATTACAGATATCACTTCTACAATATTAGAAGCTCGATCAAAACTGTTACAATATAAAGAACGTAACAAGTTAAATGTAATAAAAAAAAAATCAAATTTAACTACAGAATCTCAAAAAAAAACAAAAGATATATTAGAACGATTTGCCAGTATTAATACAATAATTTTAAAAAATAGGTCTGATCGTTTTGATAAAATTAATAAAGATTTATCAGGATATTTAGAATTTAATAATAATAGTAATGATAAGAAAACCCTGAATAAAAACCATCAAAATACATCCGATTTCATAAAAGAAATACTCCAAAAAGCAATAAACAATGATTTATGGATATCACAAATATATCGATTGTCATTACCAAAATTAGCAAAAAAATTAGTTATGAATTCGTGGAAAGAAAAAATTTCTTCAGATGAAATATGCTTACATGTTCGTTCTGATTACCAGCATTTAAATTCTACAGAACTCCGTAATATCATACAAAAATCAATCAGCAATAATATGGGTACACCAATAAAATTACATATAAAAAAAGATGACAATTATGCAATAAAAACACCAATGGAATATTTACATGCTTTATATAAAGAAAAAATATCATTAATAAAGCAAGAATTTTCAAGTGATCCATACGTTAAAATGATTAAATCTTTTTTTGATGCTGAAATAGATGAAAATGATATTCAAGTACTGTACGATCAAAACAAAAACCTATAA
- a CDS encoding DMT family transporter, translating into MILGIAFAVISGLLWGLIFIGPLLIPEYPSVLQASGRYIAFGLISLPLSWYDRARLRKLLLKDWLEAIKLVLTGHLVYYTCLTSAIQRVGVPISTAIIGTLPLMLTITTHIISPNEQKLPNHTFMISLFLMGIGLLCVNISELRSEFFILNIWQYASGIILAIISVLCWAWYALRNAHWLKTHPHNKPMTWANAQGIVTLPLSCLVYFFVCICCSDLIQDEFALPFGPRPIFFIFLMVLIGFCCSWLGTFFWNEASQRLPTTLIGPLIVVETVAGLIYSCIHRKLWPSPLILIGMLLLISGVTCIMQIRKNTH; encoded by the coding sequence ATGATATTAGGAATTGCTTTTGCTGTAATCTCAGGATTACTATGGGGATTGATTTTTATAGGTCCTTTATTAATACCAGAATACCCCAGCGTATTACAAGCATCGGGTCGTTATATTGCGTTTGGATTAATTTCATTGCCATTATCATGGTACGACAGGGCGCGTTTACGCAAATTATTACTAAAAGATTGGTTAGAAGCAATAAAATTAGTTTTAACAGGTCATCTAGTATATTATACTTGTTTAACAAGCGCTATTCAACGCGTTGGTGTTCCAATTTCAACTGCTATTATCGGTACATTACCTCTAATGTTAACTATAACAACGCATATCATTTCTCCTAATGAACAAAAATTACCAAACCATACTTTTATGATATCATTATTTCTAATGGGAATAGGCTTGTTATGTGTAAACATTTCTGAATTGCGATCTGAATTCTTTATACTTAATATATGGCAATACGCAAGCGGAATAATTTTAGCAATTATTTCTGTTTTATGTTGGGCATGGTACGCATTGAGGAATGCACATTGGTTAAAAACACATCCACACAATAAGCCTATGACTTGGGCTAATGCACAAGGAATAGTTACATTACCATTATCGTGTCTTGTTTATTTTTTTGTATGTATCTGCTGTTCGGATCTGATTCAAGATGAATTCGCATTACCCTTCGGGCCTAGACCAATTTTTTTTATTTTTTTAATGGTATTAATTGGATTCTGTTGTTCTTGGTTAGGCACATTTTTTTGGAATGAAGCTAGCCAAAGATTACCAACAACATTAATAGGACCATTAATTGTGGTAGAAACTGTAGCAGGTTTAATATATTCATGCATACATCGAAAGTTATGGCCATCTCCCTTAATTTTAATTGGCATGCTCTTATTAATTTCTGGAGTGACATGTATCATGCAAATTCGTAAGAATACGCACTAA
- a CDS encoding UDP-2,3-diacylglucosamine diphosphatase, which yields MSILFISDVHLCAKSPYITDGFLRFLNYRAMRAKALYILGDLFETWLGDDDCNLLHRNIAKALKSLNQKKISCYFIHGNHDFLLGKKYARACGMTLLPSNQVLRLASGKKIIILHGDILCDNDGSYQLFRKCLRHIIVQRLFLSLPLSIRSRIFSVIRSCCIQHTKYKSKKKLNINLKTATDILVQNHADIMIHGHTHQPTMHKIYRSKKDVFRIIVLGCWDKYGSIIEVNEKNNDILFIEFPLGETIKY from the coding sequence ATGTCTATTTTGTTTATTTCAGATGTTCATTTATGTGCTAAATCTCCATATATTACTGATGGGTTTTTGCGTTTTTTAAATTATCGCGCAATGCGCGCTAAAGCTCTTTATATTTTAGGAGATTTGTTTGAAACCTGGTTAGGAGACGATGATTGTAATCTATTACATAGAAATATTGCTAAAGCTTTGAAATCTTTGAATCAAAAAAAAATTTCATGTTATTTTATTCACGGAAATCATGATTTTTTATTAGGAAAGAAGTATGCTAGAGCATGTGGAATGACGTTATTACCTTCTAATCAAGTTTTAAGATTAGCATCAGGAAAAAAAATAATCATTTTACATGGAGATATTCTTTGTGATAATGATGGTTCATATCAATTATTTAGAAAATGTTTACGTCATATTATAGTACAACGGTTATTTTTATCACTACCATTATCCATACGTTCACGAATATTCAGCGTTATACGTTCATGTTGTATACAACATACAAAATACAAATCAAAAAAAAAATTAAATATTAATTTAAAAACGGCTACAGATATTTTAGTTCAGAATCATGCGGATATTATGATTCACGGGCATACTCATCAACCTACTATGCATAAGATTTACAGATCCAAAAAAGATGTTTTTAGAATAATAGTGCTAGGATGTTGGGATAAATACGGTTCAATAATAGAAGTAAATGAAAAAAATAATGATATTCTATTTATAGAATTTCCACTAGGTGAAACAATAAAATACTAA
- the cysS gene encoding cysteine--tRNA ligase, protein MLKIFNTLTKKKEKFIPIDAGKIKIYVCGVTVYDLCHLGHARTFIVFDSVIRYLRHCGYQVDYVRNITDIDDKIIKRAYENNETTEQLTNRMIQEMHLDLDALNILRPNYEPKVTEHIDIIIKFICLLISKKHAYTAPNGDIMFSVKTMRNYGILSNKKNPPEIHDNILKKTNIKKNPMDFVLWKKTTSNNKPGEPCWPSPWGSGRPGWHIECSAMNYSIFGDRIDIHGGGSDLIFPHHDNEIAQSVCANETACANIWMHSGLLLLNYEKMSKSLNNFFTIRDIIKNYDPETIRYFLMSAHYRSQLKYNDNNIKNAQSSLKRLYIALRDTNPTIKPNGGEYFISKFISKMNDDFNTPEAYSVLFDIAHKLNNLKIKGHSLAQGMAATLKYLANIIGLLYQNPEIFLKQITSKHNKNCHLEKVQKLIQCREVARKNNQWELADRIRKKLTIMGITLEDGPTGITKWHFK, encoded by the coding sequence ATGCTTAAAATTTTTAATACCTTAACAAAAAAAAAAGAAAAGTTTATACCTATTGATGCTGGTAAAATCAAAATATATGTTTGTGGTGTTACAGTTTATGATTTATGCCATCTCGGGCATGCCAGGACATTTATAGTATTCGATAGTGTTATTCGTTATTTACGTCATTGCGGGTATCAGGTGGATTACGTCCGCAATATTACAGATATAGATGATAAAATTATAAAAAGAGCTTATGAAAATAATGAAACTACCGAACAGTTAACGAATCGTATGATTCAAGAAATGCATTTAGACTTAGATGCATTAAATATATTACGCCCAAATTATGAACCAAAAGTAACTGAACATATTGATATAATCATTAAATTTATTTGTTTGTTAATTTCAAAAAAACATGCATATACTGCTCCTAACGGAGATATAATGTTTTCCGTGAAAACTATGCGCAATTACGGTATCTTATCGAATAAAAAAAATCCACCTGAAATACATGATAATATCTTAAAAAAAACAAATATAAAAAAAAACCCTATGGATTTTGTGTTGTGGAAAAAAACAACATCTAATAATAAACCAGGTGAGCCGTGTTGGCCGTCTCCATGGGGCTCAGGACGTCCAGGATGGCACATTGAATGTTCTGCTATGAATTATTCCATTTTCGGAGATCGAATAGATATTCATGGTGGAGGATCAGATTTGATTTTTCCACATCATGATAACGAAATTGCTCAATCTGTGTGTGCTAACGAGACTGCTTGTGCAAATATATGGATGCATTCTGGTCTTCTGTTATTAAACTATGAAAAAATGTCAAAATCATTAAATAACTTTTTTACCATACGTGATATCATTAAAAATTATGACCCTGAGACAATAAGATATTTTTTAATGTCTGCTCATTATCGCAGTCAATTAAAATATAATGATAATAATATTAAAAACGCACAATCATCTTTAAAACGGCTGTACATAGCTTTACGAGATACTAATCCTACAATCAAACCTAACGGAGGAGAATATTTTATATCAAAATTTATTTCTAAAATGAACGATGATTTCAATACACCAGAAGCATACTCAGTATTGTTTGACATAGCACATAAATTAAATAATTTAAAAATTAAAGGTCATTCACTTGCTCAAGGTATGGCGGCTACCTTAAAATATTTAGCAAATATTATCGGATTATTATATCAAAATCCAGAAATTTTCTTAAAACAAATAACATCAAAACACAATAAAAATTGTCATCTTGAAAAAGTTCAAAAATTAATTCAATGCCGCGAAGTTGCACGAAAAAATAACCAATGGGAATTAGCTGATAGAATACGAAAAAAATTAACCATTATGGGAATAACATTAGAAGATGGGCCTACAGGGATAACGAAATGGCATTTCAAATAA
- the rodA gene encoding rod shape-determining protein RodA: protein MSQIIRKNSLWNKYHIDLTLFLLIICLLLYGTFIMWSACGQNFEMMQLKVFQIIGGLLLMFFLAQVPPRVYEFWTPYIYFVCLILLISVNMIGQISKGAQRWLDFGVIRFQPSEIVKISVLLMVARYIDKEQHPPSLKNVGIVLLLIMIPTIFMLLQPDLGTAILTVSSGFFALFLSGIRWKLIVFTLLLMVLFAPIFWCFCMHDYQRSRIEILLHPEIDPQGAGYHIIQSKIAIGSGGFTGKGWLHGTQSQLEFLPERHTDFIFSVIGEELGFFGVLILLLLYLGIILRGLFIAVNTQHMFGRLIIGSFMLVLFMYIFVNVGMVSGLLPIVGIPLPLISYGGSSLLVLMAGFGMVMSINGHRKMISKIL, encoded by the coding sequence ATGAGTCAAATTATTCGAAAAAATTCATTATGGAATAAGTATCATATTGATTTAACATTATTTCTATTGATTATTTGTTTGTTATTATACGGAACCTTCATAATGTGGAGCGCGTGTGGTCAAAATTTTGAAATGATGCAACTAAAAGTGTTTCAAATTATAGGAGGGTTATTATTAATGTTTTTTTTAGCACAAGTTCCACCCAGAGTTTATGAATTTTGGACGCCGTACATATATTTTGTATGTCTTATATTATTAATATCAGTCAATATGATTGGTCAAATTAGTAAAGGAGCTCAACGTTGGTTAGATTTTGGTGTCATAAGATTTCAACCATCAGAGATAGTTAAGATTTCTGTTTTGCTCATGGTAGCGCGTTATATTGATAAGGAGCAGCATCCGCCATCCTTAAAAAATGTTGGTATTGTGCTATTGTTAATTATGATTCCTACCATATTTATGTTGTTACAACCAGATTTAGGTACAGCAATTTTAACAGTTAGTTCTGGATTTTTTGCACTATTTTTATCTGGAATTCGTTGGAAATTAATTGTATTTACATTATTACTTATGGTTTTATTCGCTCCTATATTTTGGTGTTTTTGTATGCACGATTACCAGCGCTCTAGAATAGAGATATTATTACATCCAGAAATCGATCCACAAGGCGCTGGGTATCATATTATTCAATCAAAAATTGCTATCGGTTCAGGTGGGTTCACTGGAAAAGGATGGCTACATGGGACACAATCACAGTTAGAATTTTTGCCAGAACGTCATACTGACTTTATTTTTTCAGTAATAGGAGAAGAACTAGGATTTTTTGGGGTATTAATATTATTGTTGTTATATTTAGGGATTATACTACGTGGACTTTTTATTGCTGTTAACACGCAGCATATGTTTGGGCGATTAATTATTGGCAGTTTTATGTTAGTGTTGTTTATGTATATTTTCGTAAATGTTGGTATGGTTAGCGGTCTACTACCAATAGTAGGTATTCCGTTGCCATTAATAAGTTATGGCGGTTCATCTCTACTAGTATTAATGGCAGGATTTGGTATGGTTATGTCAATAAACGGACACAGAAAAATGATTTCTAAAATTTTATGA
- the apt gene encoding adenine phosphoribosyltransferase: MTNVTDQQLELIKKSIQFVPNYPKEGILFRDITTLLKNPQAYSASINLLTYHYKNHKLTKVVGIEARGFLFSAPLALILKLGFIPARKSGRLPRDTIKEPYILEYDNGFLEMHTDAITPGDKVLIIDDLLATGGTIAAAVKLIRRLGGEVNHAGFIIDLENLGGKSLLKKIEINSYSLVTFSNH, translated from the coding sequence ATGACAAATGTTACGGATCAACAATTAGAATTGATCAAAAAAAGTATCCAATTTGTACCTAATTATCCAAAAGAAGGCATTTTATTTCGAGACATCACTACATTGTTAAAAAATCCTCAAGCATATTCGGCAAGCATTAATCTTTTGACTTATCATTATAAAAATCATAAATTAACTAAAGTAGTAGGTATAGAAGCTAGAGGATTCTTATTTAGTGCTCCATTAGCATTAATACTGAAACTAGGTTTTATTCCAGCCCGTAAATCAGGAAGATTACCACGCGATACTATTAAAGAGCCGTATATTTTAGAATATGATAATGGATTCTTAGAAATGCACACCGATGCCATTACTCCAGGCGACAAAGTTTTAATTATAGATGATTTACTAGCAACGGGTGGAACAATCGCAGCAGCAGTAAAATTAATCAGACGGTTAGGAGGAGAAGTAAATCATGCTGGATTTATAATAGATTTAGAAAATTTGGGTGGTAAATCATTATTAAAGAAAATAGAAATAAACTCCTATAGTTTAGTGACCTTCTCTAATCATTAA
- the folD gene encoding bifunctional methylenetetrahydrofolate dehydrogenase/methenyltetrahydrofolate cyclohydrolase FolD produces the protein MIAKIIDGKYVSEKIKQEIAKQVRKNINSRNRAPGLAMILVGHNPISQIYVTNKKKACEQVGLISFLYTLPVTTTENEIFQLIETLNNDDRIDGILIQLPLPNKLNKISILEHIAPDKDVDGFHPYNVGRLCQRSPTLRPCTSRGIITLLEWYNIDMFTLHAVVVGASNIVGRPMTMELLLAGCTVSITHRFTQNLKIYIENADLLIVAVGQANFIPGSWIKRGAIVIDVGINRLNNGNIVGDVHFSSAYERAAYITPVPGGVGPMTVITLIQNTLQAYDDHHLVR, from the coding sequence ATGATCGCTAAGATAATTGATGGTAAATACGTTTCTGAAAAAATAAAACAAGAAATAGCCAAACAAGTGCGTAAAAATATAAATTCTAGAAACCGTGCTCCGGGATTAGCTATGATCCTAGTAGGACATAATCCGATTTCTCAGATATATGTAACTAATAAGAAAAAAGCATGTGAACAAGTAGGTTTGATTTCATTTCTTTATACTTTACCTGTCACGACCACTGAAAATGAGATTTTTCAATTAATTGAAACTTTAAATAATGATGATCGTATAGATGGAATTTTAATTCAGTTGCCATTACCAAATAAGTTAAATAAAATAAGTATTTTAGAGCATATTGCTCCTGATAAAGATGTAGATGGTTTTCATCCATATAACGTCGGGCGTTTATGTCAACGATCTCCTACATTACGTCCTTGTACTTCTCGAGGCATCATTACTTTGTTAGAATGGTATAATATAGATATGTTTACATTGCATGCGGTGGTAGTTGGAGCATCAAACATCGTTGGGCGACCTATGACTATGGAATTATTATTGGCAGGCTGTACGGTGTCTATTACTCATCGTTTTACTCAAAATTTAAAAATATACATTGAAAATGCTGATTTATTAATTGTGGCAGTGGGCCAAGCAAATTTTATTCCTGGTAGTTGGATAAAACGAGGGGCTATAGTAATAGATGTTGGTATTAATCGATTAAATAACGGAAATATTGTGGGCGATGTTCACTTTTCTAGTGCTTATGAACGAGCCGCATACATTACCCCTGTTCCGGGTGGGGTAGGTCCAATGACGGTAATCACACTGATTCAAAATACCCTGCAGGCCTATGATGATCATCATTTGGTAAGATAA
- the adk gene encoding adenylate kinase has translation MRIIFLGPPGSGKGTQAHLIANKYNIPNISTGMMLRQALTRSAYKSYELHKNIINIMHSGDLVNDEFMVQLINTRINQNDCRNGFLLDGFPRTILQAKSMKQCKIFINYIIEFFTSDSVIIDRIVGRRIHVSSGRTYHIKFNPPKNYGLDDITGEILTTRKDDHEEAIRKRLSNYHQHTEPVLDYYREESKYKKIKYFSVDGNRAISEIYKELINIISL, from the coding sequence ATACGTATTATATTTTTAGGACCTCCTGGATCTGGAAAAGGAACACAAGCTCATCTTATTGCAAATAAATATAACATTCCAAATATTTCTACAGGCATGATGTTACGTCAAGCGCTAACTAGAAGTGCATATAAATCCTATGAACTTCATAAAAATATAATAAATATTATGCATTCTGGTGATTTAGTAAATGATGAATTTATGGTGCAATTAATTAACACACGTATCAATCAAAATGACTGTCGTAATGGATTTTTATTAGATGGTTTTCCTAGAACAATTTTGCAAGCAAAATCTATGAAACAATGTAAAATTTTTATAAATTACATCATAGAATTTTTCACATCAGATTCTGTGATTATTGATCGTATTGTAGGCCGAAGAATACATGTAAGCTCTGGCAGAACTTATCATATTAAATTCAATCCACCTAAAAATTATGGATTAGATGATATCACCGGAGAAATCTTAACTACTCGAAAAGATGACCACGAGGAAGCTATACGTAAACGATTAAGTAATTATCATCAACATACTGAACCAGTGTTAGATTATTATCGAGAAGAATCAAAATATAAAAAAATAAAATATTTTTCTGTTGATGGAAATCGTGCCATTTCTGAAATCTACAAAGAATTAATTAATATCATTAGTTTATGA